The following are from one region of the Thiocapsa rosea genome:
- a CDS encoding urease subunit alpha: MTQMSRRQYADLYGPTSGDKIRLGNTDLYVEIEKDYRAVYGDELQYGGGKTLRDGLGSDNQLTWEAGCLDLVITNVTIIDAIQGVVKADVGIRDGKIVGIGKAGNPSTMDGVTPGLTTGTSTDAISGEHLILTAGGMDTHVHYISPQQVYAALSNGITTLWGGGIGPVDGSNGVTTTNGPWNLAMMLRAVEGLPVNFGLYGKGNCTGRAPLVEQLKAGAAGFKVHEDYGSTASAIRSALTVADDFDVSVAVHTDTLNEGGYVEDTIAAFDGRTIHTYHSEGAGGGHAPDLLKVVSQSNVLPSSTNPTLPCGQNSVAELFDMIMVCHNLNPKIPSDVAFAESRVRAETIVAESVLHDMGAISMIGSDSQAMGRIGENYLRAVQTADAMKQARGKLPEDASDNDNFRVLRYMAKVTINPAIAAGVSTYIGSIEPGKIADLVLWEPAFFGAKPKLVVKAGAVVWANMGDPNASLPTPQPMYYRPMFGAFGGMLARSGFSFVSRAAIDENIGKKYGLERPLLPVTQTRVVGKPHMVRNSYMPEIEVNPQTFAVTVDGEHATVQPPKDISLNHLYFFS; the protein is encoded by the coding sequence ATGACACAAATGTCCCGCCGCCAGTATGCGGATCTTTATGGCCCGACGAGCGGAGACAAGATCCGGCTCGGCAATACCGACCTCTACGTCGAGATCGAAAAGGACTACCGCGCGGTCTATGGCGATGAGTTGCAGTACGGCGGCGGCAAGACGCTGCGCGATGGCCTCGGGTCGGACAACCAGTTGACTTGGGAGGCCGGCTGCCTCGACCTGGTGATCACGAACGTGACGATCATCGACGCAATCCAGGGCGTGGTGAAGGCCGACGTCGGCATCCGGGATGGCAAGATCGTCGGCATCGGCAAGGCGGGCAACCCGTCGACCATGGATGGCGTCACGCCCGGCCTTACCACCGGAACGTCGACGGACGCGATCTCAGGCGAGCATCTGATCCTGACCGCGGGCGGGATGGACACCCACGTTCACTACATCTCGCCACAGCAGGTCTATGCTGCACTCTCGAACGGCATCACCACGCTCTGGGGCGGCGGTATCGGTCCTGTCGACGGCTCCAACGGGGTGACGACGACGAACGGCCCCTGGAACCTTGCCATGATGCTGCGCGCGGTCGAGGGCCTGCCGGTAAACTTCGGGCTTTACGGCAAAGGCAACTGCACTGGCCGCGCCCCTCTGGTCGAGCAGCTCAAGGCCGGGGCGGCGGGCTTCAAGGTCCACGAAGACTATGGTTCGACCGCGTCGGCCATCCGCTCGGCTCTAACGGTCGCCGACGATTTCGACGTTTCGGTCGCAGTCCACACCGACACGCTGAACGAAGGCGGCTACGTCGAGGATACCATCGCCGCCTTCGACGGACGGACGATCCACACCTATCACTCCGAAGGTGCGGGCGGCGGACATGCACCCGACCTCTTGAAGGTCGTCTCTCAGTCGAACGTGCTGCCAAGCTCGACCAACCCCACGCTGCCCTGCGGTCAGAACTCGGTGGCCGAGCTGTTCGACATGATCATGGTCTGCCACAACCTGAACCCGAAGATCCCGTCAGACGTCGCCTTCGCCGAAAGCCGTGTGCGCGCCGAGACCATCGTGGCCGAAAGCGTGCTGCACGACATGGGCGCGATATCAATGATCGGGTCGGACAGCCAGGCGATGGGGCGGATCGGCGAGAACTATCTGCGCGCGGTCCAGACCGCCGACGCGATGAAGCAGGCGCGCGGCAAGCTGCCGGAGGATGCGTCGGACAACGACAACTTCCGCGTGCTGCGCTACATGGCCAAGGTCACGATCAACCCGGCGATCGCTGCAGGCGTGTCGACCTACATCGGCTCGATCGAGCCCGGCAAGATCGCCGACCTCGTGCTTTGGGAGCCCGCCTTTTTCGGCGCAAAGCCAAAGCTCGTGGTGAAGGCCGGCGCTGTCGTCTGGGCGAACATGGGCGATCCCAACGCATCGCTGCCGACACCACAGCCGATGTACTATCGTCCGATGTTTGGCGCCTTTGGCGGCATGCTCGCCAGAAGCGGGTTCAGCTTTGTATCCCGCGCGGCAATCGACGAGAACATCGGCAAGAAGTACGGGCTTGAGCGTCCACTCCTACCGGTCACGCAGACCCGGGTTGTCGGTAAGCCGCACATGGTCCGGAACAGCTACATGCCGGAAATCGAGGTAAACCCGCAGACCTTCGCGGTCACGGTGGACGGCGAGCACGCGACCGTGCAGCCGCCCAAAGACATCTCGCTCAACCACCTCTATTTTTTTAGCTGA
- a CDS encoding urease subunit gamma, with translation MHLTPREFDKLMIHMLADVALKRQARGIKLNHPETVAVLCHYVLEGAREGKTVEEVMDGARSVLTSDEVMPGVPDLLPLIQVEAVFSDGSRLVSLHNPIT, from the coding sequence ATGCACCTTACGCCCCGTGAGTTCGACAAGCTCATGATCCACATGCTCGCCGATGTCGCGCTGAAGCGGCAGGCGAGAGGCATAAAGCTAAACCATCCGGAGACCGTGGCGGTGCTCTGCCACTATGTTCTCGAGGGCGCGCGCGAGGGCAAGACCGTGGAAGAGGTCATGGATGGCGCGCGCTCTGTACTGACCTCGGACGAGGTGATGCCGGGGGTGCCCGATCTCCTGCCGCTGATCCAGGTGGAGGCGGTGTTCAGCGACGGCAGCCGTCTCGTCAGCCTCCACAACCCGATCACATAA
- the aspT gene encoding aspartate-alanine antiporter, translating into MTEWLLSTVRDNVEIPLFLSLLIGYSVGRVQIAGISLGDVTATLLAALLIGQIGITISADVKTIFFAFYLFAVGYSAGPQFVRGLFSGGFQQALFAALVCVLSLGSVYLVVKLAGYDVGIAAGLYAGSTTTSSALGLSQTAIEHSALADSVKADSIHMLPAAFSISYVIGTFGSVIVLGLLGPKLLRIDLPAACRHYIKRVGGETDRSGRGTAWHQFVARAYRIDADSAMVGLTIVQAEHFFENHRLFIARLRRKDAIIEATTATVLEAGDVIAISGSRSILLENVGQVLAEVDDPELLGVHVEGTDILITAKNIHNQTLAELAQLPDTRGIFLTAIRRGAMSVSIPILPDTRLYRGDVVSVIGRPADISAIAGKLGYLDRETERADIAFIGAAITLGALIGALTLNVGSIPLTLSTAGGVLLVGLLFGWLRSVRPAFGRVPRATTWFMSSIGLNMFIAVVGLSAGPGVIDGLKELGYVFVLWSIAAAAVPMLLSIYIGKYLFRFDDAILFGCCAGSRTAAAALSMITDKSQSDVPAIGYSVAYATSSIILTLFGIVIVLLS; encoded by the coding sequence ATGACGGAATGGTTGTTATCGACAGTTCGCGACAATGTTGAAATCCCGCTCTTTCTGTCGCTACTTATCGGCTATTCGGTTGGCCGGGTTCAGATCGCCGGCATCTCTCTGGGAGACGTGACCGCCACGCTGCTCGCCGCGCTGTTGATCGGTCAAATCGGCATCACGATCTCTGCCGATGTGAAGACCATCTTCTTCGCGTTCTACCTCTTTGCGGTTGGCTACAGCGCTGGACCGCAATTCGTGCGCGGCCTGTTTTCGGGCGGGTTTCAGCAGGCGCTTTTCGCCGCTTTGGTTTGCGTCTTGAGCCTTGGCTCCGTCTATCTGGTGGTCAAGCTTGCTGGCTATGATGTCGGTATCGCGGCAGGCCTTTATGCCGGATCCACAACGACGTCGTCGGCGCTTGGGCTGTCACAGACCGCAATTGAGCATTCCGCGCTTGCAGATTCCGTCAAAGCCGATAGCATCCACATGCTGCCCGCCGCCTTTTCAATCAGCTATGTCATCGGCACATTCGGCTCTGTCATCGTTCTTGGCCTTCTCGGTCCAAAGCTGCTTCGGATCGACCTCCCCGCGGCCTGTCGTCACTATATAAAACGTGTCGGTGGAGAAACGGATCGAAGCGGTCGAGGCACAGCATGGCACCAATTTGTCGCACGCGCCTATCGTATTGATGCTGATTCAGCAATGGTCGGGCTCACAATCGTGCAGGCCGAACACTTCTTTGAAAATCACCGCCTATTTATCGCACGTCTTCGTCGCAAAGACGCGATCATCGAAGCAACGACGGCCACTGTGCTCGAGGCAGGCGATGTCATCGCCATTTCAGGCTCGCGCAGCATCCTTCTGGAGAATGTCGGTCAAGTTCTCGCGGAAGTGGATGACCCGGAGCTTCTTGGTGTTCATGTCGAGGGCACTGACATCCTGATCACGGCGAAAAATATCCACAACCAGACGCTCGCTGAGCTCGCTCAACTGCCGGATACGCGCGGCATCTTCTTAACCGCGATCCGCAGAGGCGCGATGTCGGTGTCGATCCCGATTCTTCCAGACACAAGACTCTATCGCGGAGACGTGGTTTCGGTGATTGGCCGCCCGGCGGATATTTCGGCTATTGCCGGAAAACTCGGTTATCTCGACCGCGAGACCGAGCGTGCCGATATTGCCTTCATCGGTGCAGCGATCACCCTTGGTGCGCTGATTGGCGCGCTGACACTGAACGTTGGCTCGATACCGCTGACACTGTCCACGGCGGGCGGCGTGCTTCTGGTCGGCCTGCTCTTTGGCTGGCTGCGCTCTGTCCGGCCTGCTTTTGGTCGGGTGCCGCGGGCGACGACCTGGTTTATGAGCTCAATCGGCCTAAACATGTTTATTGCCGTTGTTGGTCTTAGCGCTGGCCCCGGCGTCATTGACGGGCTGAAAGAACTGGGGTATGTGTTTGTGCTGTGGAGCATCGCTGCAGCAGCCGTGCCCATGCTGCTATCAATCTATATCGGAAAGTATCTATTCCGCTTCGATGACGCGATCCTGTTCGGTTGTTGTGCGGGTTCACGCACCGCCGCCGCCGCGCTCAGCATGATTACAGACAAGTCGCAAAGCGACGTGCCAGCCATTGGCTATTCCGTCGCCTATGCGACCTCAAGCATCATCCTGACGCTGTTCGGCATTGTGATCGTGTTGCTCAGTTGA
- a CDS encoding NAD(P)/FAD-dependent oxidoreductase, which translates to MANKPHVLILGGNFAGLGAAQKIRDCAGDSVAMTVIDRKAYLDYIPNIPLEIFEGRDPAVTMNMPLVETLARDAIGFQQAEVLGIDLESRRVEVRPSERPGAPAYDLTYDFLVIALGARLAFDEIEGFAEYGHTVTDAFHANRLISYLRNAYQGGPIVVGSDRFEQGKRGRPAWLKTALAACEGPPVEVSLALAHWLTQHGKGSAKNITMFTPAGLIAEDAGEKVVGQLLDVAGKMGFGYVNKTEGIQRLTADGIEFRDGRQLPAELKIVFPNWKPHAFLKCLPIADEVGFIVTDMQMSNPDYPEVFACGDAAALTVPKLGAIGHQETEVVGRQIAKRVGKMTPEEADKPWMPAVVCIGDMGGGKAFYIHATSWFGGDIQELRMGHLPYAQKLAYKEMFFANHGRMPNWGLPLAEWSAETVKI; encoded by the coding sequence ATGGCAAATAAACCTCACGTGTTAATCCTCGGCGGCAACTTCGCAGGCCTCGGCGCAGCCCAGAAGATCAGGGACTGCGCCGGCGACTCGGTCGCGATGACGGTCATCGATCGTAAAGCCTATCTGGATTATATCCCGAATATTCCGCTCGAGATCTTCGAGGGCCGCGATCCGGCGGTGACGATGAACATGCCTCTCGTCGAGACCCTCGCCCGGGATGCGATCGGCTTCCAGCAGGCCGAGGTTCTGGGGATCGATCTCGAGAGCCGGAGGGTCGAGGTGCGTCCGAGTGAACGGCCCGGCGCGCCGGCCTATGATCTGACTTACGATTTTCTGGTGATCGCCCTTGGCGCTCGACTCGCATTCGACGAGATCGAGGGGTTCGCCGAATATGGGCATACCGTCACCGATGCCTTCCATGCGAACCGGCTGATCAGCTACCTTAGGAACGCTTATCAGGGCGGACCAATCGTGGTCGGCTCCGATCGCTTCGAGCAGGGCAAGCGGGGGCGGCCCGCTTGGCTCAAGACTGCCCTGGCGGCCTGCGAGGGGCCACCGGTCGAGGTCTCGTTGGCGCTGGCCCATTGGCTGACCCAGCACGGCAAGGGCAGCGCCAAAAACATCACCATGTTTACGCCGGCTGGACTGATCGCGGAAGATGCCGGCGAGAAGGTCGTCGGGCAACTTCTCGACGTCGCCGGCAAGATGGGCTTCGGGTACGTCAACAAGACCGAAGGCATCCAGCGACTCACCGCGGATGGGATCGAGTTCCGTGACGGCCGCCAATTGCCGGCCGAGTTGAAGATCGTCTTTCCGAATTGGAAGCCCCACGCATTCCTGAAGTGCCTGCCGATTGCCGATGAGGTCGGCTTCATCGTCACCGACATGCAGATGTCCAATCCCGATTACCCGGAGGTCTTTGCCTGTGGCGATGCCGCCGCGCTCACGGTCCCGAAGCTCGGCGCAATCGGCCATCAGGAGACGGAGGTCGTCGGTCGACAGATCGCCAAGCGGGTCGGCAAGATGACGCCCGAGGAGGCCGATAAGCCATGGATGCCGGCGGTTGTCTGCATCGGGGATATGGGAGGCGGCAAGGCCTTCTACATCCACGCGACCTCATGGTTCGGTGGCGATATCCAAGAGTTGCGGATGGGACATCTGCCCTATGCGCAGAAGTTGGCCTATAAGGAAATGTTCTTCGCCAACCATGGCCGCATGCCGAACTGGGGACTGCCGCTGGCCGAATGGTCTGCCGAGACAGTCAAAATCTAA
- a CDS encoding cytochrome ubiquinol oxidase subunit I, producing MDIDPVSVSRLQFAFTASFHIIFPAFTIGLAAWLATLEGLSLVTGRTLYRRLFDFWLKVFAVAFGLGVVSGLVMAFQFGTNWGELSTRAGPIQGPLLAYESFTAFLLEATFFGVLLFGRGRVPRWAYFLSTLMVALGTTFSAFWIMANNSWMQVPVGYDLVDGIFTPRDWAEILLDPVLWVRFPHMLLGAYLTTAFCVAATGAWYLLRDRHLGEARVMLGMGLGIAAVLIPAQILFGHLNGEYTAEHQLGKFTTIEGRWQTEQPARLILFAWPDIAEERNRFEIALPALGSFVDQGNFTAKEPGIVTVPADDRPPFLIPFYGFRIMVGLGLVMLALSWVGLWLTLRGRFRGPTPGPRWFLRATFLAWPSGFIAVLTGWLTAEVGRQPWVIYGVMRTAEAVTPSLSSGAALASLTAYFLVYALIFSAGTLYLYRLLREGPLEDGPESEGGPSSRARPAALGDLNPGRPLAVGGPIPAAKRRAIRKATAPNPGPRNLTTDPASTEA from the coding sequence ATGGATATCGATCCCGTTTCGGTCTCGCGGCTGCAGTTCGCCTTTACCGCCTCCTTTCACATCATCTTTCCAGCCTTCACCATCGGCCTCGCGGCCTGGTTGGCGACGCTGGAAGGGCTGTCGCTCGTCACCGGTCGTACTCTCTACCGGCGCCTTTTCGACTTCTGGCTCAAGGTCTTCGCTGTTGCCTTCGGCCTCGGCGTCGTCTCGGGGCTGGTGATGGCCTTCCAGTTCGGCACCAACTGGGGCGAGCTTTCGACCCGCGCAGGCCCGATTCAGGGGCCGTTGCTGGCCTACGAATCCTTCACCGCCTTCCTGCTGGAGGCGACCTTTTTCGGCGTCTTGCTGTTCGGTCGCGGCCGGGTGCCCAGGTGGGCCTACTTCCTCTCGACCCTCATGGTCGCACTCGGCACAACCTTCTCGGCGTTCTGGATCATGGCCAACAACAGCTGGATGCAGGTGCCGGTGGGTTACGATCTGGTTGACGGCATCTTCACGCCGCGGGACTGGGCAGAGATCCTGCTGGACCCGGTGCTCTGGGTCCGATTCCCGCACATGCTGCTCGGCGCCTACCTGACCACGGCCTTCTGCGTTGCGGCCACCGGGGCCTGGTATCTCTTGCGCGACCGACACCTTGGCGAGGCGCGCGTCATGCTCGGCATGGGGCTTGGCATCGCCGCAGTGCTGATCCCCGCCCAGATCCTCTTCGGCCATCTCAACGGCGAATACACGGCCGAGCACCAACTCGGCAAGTTCACCACCATCGAGGGGCGCTGGCAGACCGAACAGCCGGCGCGACTGATTTTGTTCGCCTGGCCGGACATTGCCGAAGAGCGCAACCGCTTCGAGATCGCGTTGCCCGCTCTCGGCAGCTTCGTCGATCAGGGTAACTTCACCGCAAAAGAGCCCGGCATCGTGACGGTGCCGGCGGATGATCGCCCGCCCTTTCTGATCCCCTTCTATGGGTTCCGCATCATGGTCGGGTTGGGCTTGGTAATGCTGGCGTTATCCTGGGTCGGCCTCTGGCTGACGCTCCGTGGTCGTTTTCGCGGGCCGACACCGGGGCCGCGCTGGTTCCTCCGGGCGACCTTTCTTGCCTGGCCAAGCGGATTCATCGCCGTGCTCACCGGTTGGCTCACCGCCGAGGTCGGCCGGCAGCCCTGGGTCATCTATGGGGTCATGCGCACCGCCGAGGCCGTTACCCCGAGTCTGTCGAGCGGCGCCGCGCTGGCCTCGTTGACCGCCTATTTCCTGGTCTACGCACTGATCTTCTCGGCGGGCACCCTCTACCTGTATCGACTCCTGCGCGAGGGGCCGCTCGAGGATGGGCCTGAGTCGGAAGGCGGCCCATCGTCTCGCGCTCGGCCGGCAGCGCTCGGTGACCTCAATCCAGGTCGACCACTCGCGGTAGGCGGCCCCATTCCAGCAGCCAAGCGGCGGGCGATACGGAAGGCAACAGCGCCGAACCCGGGGCCGCGCAACCTCACCACAGACCCGGCCTCGACGGAGGCGTAA
- the cydB gene encoding cytochrome d ubiquinol oxidase subunit II produces the protein MIEHISFSLPLFWSVVLAFAILVYVLLDGFDLGVGILFALDRDETHRQQMMGSIAPVWDGNETWLVLIGTTLFGAFPVVYAIFLAAFYLPVALLLVALILRGVAFEFRYKDKRHRWLWDLGFVLGSVIAAFIQGAAIGAMVAGIAVQDGRFIGGPFDWLSPFSVLCGLGLVVGYALLGAGWLVLKTEGGLRDWAYAWLPRLLAGVIGVVVLALTATLVGDFEVVRRWLAQPWLFAFPLLASAAAWGLWRGVQARRDWQPWLMASALFVTAFAMLAGSFWPWIVPYHLTVEQAAAPTSSLSFLFYGIGLVVLPVIMVYTAVVYWIFRGKVSPEAIND, from the coding sequence GTGATCGAGCACATCTCTTTCTCGCTGCCGTTATTCTGGAGCGTGGTGCTGGCCTTTGCGATCTTGGTCTATGTGCTGCTCGATGGCTTCGACCTGGGGGTCGGCATCCTCTTCGCACTCGACAGAGACGAGACGCACCGCCAGCAGATGATGGGCTCCATTGCGCCGGTCTGGGATGGCAACGAGACCTGGCTGGTGCTCATCGGCACCACCCTCTTCGGCGCCTTCCCGGTGGTCTATGCGATCTTCCTCGCGGCCTTTTACCTGCCGGTCGCGCTTCTGCTCGTGGCCCTGATCCTGCGAGGCGTCGCCTTTGAGTTCCGCTATAAAGACAAGCGCCACCGCTGGCTCTGGGACCTGGGCTTCGTCCTCGGCTCGGTGATCGCCGCGTTTATACAGGGCGCGGCGATTGGCGCCATGGTGGCCGGGATCGCGGTCCAGGACGGACGCTTCATCGGCGGCCCCTTCGATTGGCTCAGTCCCTTTTCAGTCCTCTGCGGTCTTGGGTTAGTCGTCGGATACGCGCTGCTCGGCGCCGGTTGGCTGGTGCTGAAGACCGAGGGCGGCCTGCGCGATTGGGCCTATGCTTGGCTGCCGCGGCTCCTGGCGGGGGTAATCGGTGTCGTCGTCCTGGCCCTGACCGCAACGCTCGTCGGGGACTTCGAGGTCGTCCGACGCTGGCTCGCGCAGCCCTGGCTGTTTGCGTTTCCGCTGCTCGCCAGCGCCGCCGCCTGGGGTCTCTGGCGCGGTGTCCAGGCGCGGCGTGACTGGCAGCCCTGGCTGATGGCCTCGGCGCTGTTCGTCACCGCGTTCGCGATGCTCGCCGGCAGCTTCTGGCCCTGGATCGTCCCCTATCACCTGACTGTCGAGCAGGCCGCGGCTCCAACCTCCTCGCTGAGCTTCCTGTTCTACGGCATCGGCCTGGTGGTGCTGCCGGTCATCATGGTCTACACCGCGGTTGTCTACTGGATCTTTCGTGGCAAGGTATCACCGGAGGCGATCAATGACTGA
- a CDS encoding helix-turn-helix transcriptional regulator, translated as MKAQTQVLSETIEAIYAAGLNPERWPHALECIGDYFNGEGSIILFYETQSTSTFIYPEKLRSAVNIYLDEQWWKRDLHAQRAIALNMRGFEVMSDQTVASESEIRSHPIYTDFFRRVGFGWLMSCIILPDRHDLVVVSVPRAKAKGPFTSEEMQTLGLLGRHVEQSLRISLRLSNMGSMETALKQALDAIDAGMHTLSADCRILFSNRAGQSQFEDYFYNDDGYLIARVAGEREKLENYLAKAHLAISECKAPKPCVLIGTNGAQLVVWATPVGNDARASFGRWSAPATIVFATPLMRDTQVDPVVLRDCMDLTISEARLASLIGCGMPIEKAAEKLGITVGTARNVLKTVFRKAGVNRQVHLALKIYNLGRISLD; from the coding sequence ATGAAAGCGCAGACGCAGGTCCTAAGCGAAACCATCGAGGCGATTTACGCGGCAGGTCTGAACCCTGAGCGATGGCCTCATGCGTTGGAATGTATCGGAGACTATTTCAATGGGGAAGGCAGCATCATCCTGTTCTACGAAACCCAGTCGACGTCGACCTTTATCTATCCGGAAAAGCTGCGCTCGGCAGTGAACATCTACTTGGATGAGCAGTGGTGGAAGCGTGATTTACACGCGCAGCGCGCGATCGCCTTGAACATGCGCGGCTTCGAGGTGATGAGCGATCAAACCGTCGCAAGCGAATCGGAGATACGGAGTCATCCGATCTACACGGACTTTTTTCGGCGCGTGGGCTTCGGGTGGCTGATGTCCTGCATCATCCTCCCGGATCGTCACGATCTGGTCGTGGTGTCGGTGCCGAGAGCCAAAGCCAAGGGACCCTTTACCTCCGAAGAAATGCAAACCTTGGGGCTTCTCGGGCGACACGTCGAGCAGTCTTTGCGGATCTCGTTGCGCCTGTCGAACATGGGAAGCATGGAGACAGCCCTGAAACAGGCACTCGACGCCATTGATGCAGGCATGCATACGCTGAGCGCGGACTGCCGCATCCTATTCAGCAACCGAGCGGGCCAATCCCAATTCGAGGACTATTTCTATAATGACGACGGATACTTGATAGCGAGGGTTGCCGGCGAGCGAGAGAAGCTCGAGAACTACCTCGCCAAAGCCCACCTCGCCATATCGGAGTGCAAGGCACCGAAGCCCTGCGTGCTGATCGGCACGAACGGAGCCCAGCTTGTCGTGTGGGCAACTCCTGTCGGCAATGATGCGCGCGCGAGCTTCGGGCGCTGGTCCGCCCCAGCGACTATCGTGTTTGCGACGCCGCTCATGCGTGATACGCAGGTTGATCCGGTGGTGCTTCGAGACTGCATGGATTTGACCATTAGCGAGGCCAGGCTCGCATCCCTCATCGGTTGCGGCATGCCAATTGAAAAGGCTGCCGAGAAACTGGGGATTACGGTTGGAACAGCTCGGAATGTACTCAAGACCGTATTTCGCAAAGCCGGGGTGAATCGTCAAGTGCATCTTGCCCTAAAGATTTACAATCTAGGACGAATATCGTTGGATTGA
- a CDS encoding carbohydrate porin: protein MLRHVAGILLIVVGTPALAQANDRQPPLLGTTDVSEVRKIGRLHDRIERATWWEALNRDLTGAYGAYSGFKNRVKKDTGLSWSMPVSYLQQWGTPDGGSTAGQILATPGLDWAMFHSETFGAGSLQVAYTWVQYPWRQTAADIADTLGIITPINDFPGNGEDSFPQLTYTHALPGNRLLLSIGQYPFYNFDGNPYLADQQQNFNNYVFAQNGSSTYPTAGLGAYTQVNLTSTVQLAGGFQNATDITGADITTTGFGEDNLAWFGYAQWTPTFHGLGTAQYAFTYYDVPEVPAQPNSSTGWSVNASQNLNDTWAIFGRANGAWGYQTPIRASYAIGGAMNNPLGRSRLDQIGLAIGYAEAAGSPVNPPGTRDEQVVEAYWNWEFFGGLLLTPDVQYIRNPATDTGRDSVWALSLRATLMF from the coding sequence ATGCTAAGGCACGTCGCCGGAATTCTGCTGATCGTCGTCGGGACACCTGCACTCGCGCAGGCCAATGACCGGCAACCCCCCCTGTTGGGAACGACCGACGTCTCCGAGGTCCGAAAGATCGGCCGTCTGCACGATCGCATCGAGCGAGCAACCTGGTGGGAAGCGCTGAACCGCGACCTCACCGGCGCCTATGGCGCCTACTCAGGCTTCAAGAACCGGGTCAAGAAGGACACCGGCCTGTCGTGGAGCATGCCGGTGAGCTATTTGCAGCAATGGGGCACGCCTGACGGCGGCTCGACGGCCGGGCAGATCCTGGCAACGCCCGGACTGGATTGGGCGATGTTCCACAGCGAGACATTTGGTGCGGGCTCCTTGCAGGTGGCCTACACCTGGGTGCAATACCCTTGGCGCCAGACTGCGGCAGACATCGCCGACACTCTCGGGATCATTACGCCGATCAATGACTTCCCTGGAAACGGGGAGGATTCCTTCCCGCAACTGACCTATACCCATGCGTTGCCCGGCAACAGGCTGCTGCTGTCGATCGGTCAGTATCCGTTCTACAACTTCGATGGCAACCCGTATCTGGCCGATCAGCAGCAGAACTTCAACAATTACGTGTTCGCTCAGAACGGCAGCTCGACCTACCCGACCGCCGGTCTTGGCGCCTACACGCAAGTCAACCTGACCAGTACGGTCCAGCTTGCCGGTGGCTTCCAGAATGCGACCGACATCACCGGTGCGGACATCACAACCACTGGTTTTGGCGAAGACAACCTCGCGTGGTTCGGATACGCACAATGGACGCCAACGTTTCATGGTCTAGGCACCGCACAATATGCATTCACCTACTACGATGTGCCCGAGGTACCGGCGCAGCCCAACAGCAGCACCGGATGGTCGGTCAACGCCAGCCAAAACCTAAACGACACTTGGGCGATCTTCGGTCGCGCCAACGGCGCTTGGGGCTACCAGACACCGATACGGGCCTCCTACGCGATTGGCGGGGCCATGAACAATCCGCTCGGTCGCAGCAGGTTGGACCAGATCGGCTTGGCGATCGGATATGCCGAAGCGGCAGGCTCACCTGTGAATCCACCGGGTACTCGGGACGAACAGGTTGTGGAAGCGTACTGGAACTGGGAGTTCTTTGGTGGATTGCTCCTGACGCCGGACGTGCAGTACATCCGCAATCCGGCCACCGACACCGGACGCGACAGCGTCTGGGCGTTGTCGCTGCGCGCAACGCTGATGTTCTGA